In Aedes albopictus strain Foshan chromosome 3, AalbF5, whole genome shotgun sequence, the genomic window AACGGTTAACGACGTTAAAATTTTGTTTAACGGTGCCCACCACTGCTGGtcaaccgttaaatttaggggagggggggggggcacttttgaatcaccactgtcacacggttacgtcggttcgtcggtagtATAATAATTATTACACATAAATATTTACACAACTAAGTAGCACAGAAAAAAGACGTTACACTTTGATCGTTCTCCATCGATCACGTTTTTAAGGATTGATTCAAATATTTGGTACATACATTAGACGTTTGATAACTGCAATATGTTTACGTTTCACGTAcagaatgaaattcgataactgctagaactgacagacgtcaaacaaCTGTAAGTTTGACATTAAAGAAAAATgggtcgagtcaaacaagatgtttgagcattggtttctttttggacaaatatttgaccctgtgtagtaACAGCTTAAGTTGCTGCAGAATCtaagggcaagacactgtgcagacGAGAGCAATTCTGAGAAATTCTTACTCCTTttatcaatgatcgacgaaatttgtcgaaagacatccccaaaactacaaattttattcagcacatgcaacactttgcagtttggggCCAGATCGCACTTTGGGATCTGGGAAATGGgaaaaaatctgaggaactgtgaggaattctgaacaacatttcgagcacaggtttcctctcgttagatctgtcctgccccaaGTGCAGAATGCAGCCCATGTGTATTTACAtcgcattgcagcaaaagtgcatgcgaaaaacatcgcaccgctgttgacatttcattttgacggatagcggtgcgataactgcaaaattgttgcacttagtggacttgcagttaaaaagcattgcaggcttttgcaccgagcgaacgatTACtgtataaggctatctgacgtttgatgaCCTTTCTTTGTTTCGCTCCCGAGGAGGacaggtttgttttcatacggaaatgtttccctatgaaaataataaacaaaaattgctatcttctgtgactgtttgagagagaagggtgatgaacgctTGATTGCCTTATTGTGTCAGtcaaattggggttttaaattttgaaaaatattttgattttttgatttcatacgaaagagctaAGCTTTTTCTaagccaccatgattttttttagatttttagaactttattttggcacctaaaattaatttcaaaaagatttcatgaaatcaccttttgacagccctGCATCTgtttgacagctctgcccagATACAAAATGCgataggggtgattcgacaaatcgctcccatacaaacttcgaattgatttttaaataggttcccgtaccgtgcaccaaagttcatgaaaatttggatttcgactcagtttggcatgcagattagaatatggaattatctcaacaccgctaaagaagccaatttggggtgcagtcagcaatataattttaagtttttaaatCTTTTGTCGCGCCCAAAGAAACTTCGCAGGAAATTTGCGTCTGCTAGACATTTTTTTTGTAGCAGACATCTGTTAGATATCTAACACCAATTTCCATGCGGGTAGTGCGCCCGTGTAAACCCAGCATGAGACCTTTTATTTGTTTTGAAGCGAAACGTCAAGCGCAAACAAAAAATCAGTAAATCCACCTGGCCGCTGACGCGATGATGACTCTGATGatgatttttgttgttgttgctttTAGTGCTTGGTGCGGAACGACGGATGGAAAGAGTGTTGTAAAGAGCATTGATGTCGCATTTTGTCGGCACTTTTTACGCaggcaaaaacaaaaaataaataagtaTTTTAGttagttttataacttttaagtGTGGAATATTAGTGGAGAAGAAGATCTGCTCAAACCGGAGAGTTGTATGGCAGGGTTAGTCCGGTTGTCGTCCGGTGTTTGTGATTCGTTCGGCATTCGCGTTATCAGACagtcagacgacgacgacgagtgtgAAGAAGTGTGAGGTCAGCGGAACTCAAGTGGAACATCATCGCACCGCATAGAGATATAATAATTTTAGCTTCCAAAGCCGAGGAAATGTCCGATCACGGCTGTGCCCATTTCACGGCGTTCGTCAAGGAGTACGGGCTGGAGTCGTTCAGTGTGGTGCACGCGTATTTCAGTGCCTGCATCAACAAGGAAGCCCGGCGAAGAAAGGCTCTGTCCTGCTTGTGCTACAAGTGTGGTGGTTCCGGGCCGCAGCTGTATTCGTGCTTGCACTGTATCTACTTTGGATGCAAGGGGGCCCACATCAACGACCACTGCAAGCAAACCAAGCATTACATCGTGCTGGAGCTGTGCTACGGGATGATCTACTGCTATCAGTGCAAGGACTTTACGTACGATAGCGAGTGCCAAGCAATAGCCGAGAAGCACATTCGGAAGGAGGCTAAGAGTTTGAACAAAAGCTTGTCCTGGCGGCCGTGGTCTCCCTCGAAGGTGGAGATTGATTTGTTGCTGAAGAATCCCAAACGCCGGCATGTGACCGCTTTCACCAGTATCGGATTGCGGGGATTGCTGAATCTAGGATCTACCTGCTTCATGAACTGCATTGTACAAGCTCTGATTCATACGCCTCTGCTCAGAGACTACTTCCTTTCCGAGAGACACGAATGCACGGCAAAAACCGCCGCTAAATGTCTCGTATGTGAAGTATCCAGACTGTTCCAGGAGTTCTACTCCGGTGCCAGAGGTCCTCTTTCCCTGCATAGACTGCTGCATTTAATATGGAACCATGCCCGACACCTCGCCGGGTATGAACAACAGGATGCTCACGAGTTCTTTATTGCCACGCTGGACGTCCTCCATCGCCACTGTAAGATATCGATGAATGAAATGGCCGCTGCGGCTTCGGCGGCATCCACGGACAAATCAAAGCCACAATTTCAGCAACCCGACAATCCCACCCACTGTAATTGTATCATCGATCAGATATTCACCGGGGGCCTTCAGAGCGACGTGGTTTGTCAGGCTTGCAACGGAGTGTCCACCACCATCGACCCGTTTTGGGACATTTCGCTCGATTTGGGTGAAGCCCAGAACCAGGGATACGGCGGACCGCCAAAGTCGCTGATTGACTGCCTGGAACGGTTCACCCGGGCGGAGCATTTGGGATCGAGCGCCAAGATTAAATGCTCGAGCTGTAAGAGCTACCAGGAATCGACGAAACAACTGTCCATGAGAACACTGCCAATTGTCGCCAGCTTCCATCTGAAGCGCTTCGAACATTCTAGTCTGGTAAGTAAGGCCGTTGACGTTGAAAATTATATCAACATGTTTGCAAAAGCAAAAAAGTCCTTACATTCATTGTAACACTTTCTTTGTAATTTCAGATCGACAAAAAGATCTCGACCTTTATCTCATTCCCATCGGAGCTGGACATGACTCCGTTCATGTCGAAAAAGAAGTCTGAACAGCAGTCGTCCCCCGGGGCGTCCTCTTCCTCCTCGTCGTCGAAATCAAAGTCTTCGGATCGGAAGCAAGCTGCTGCCGGGGGTAGCAACACAAGTGCAAGTACAAGCTCTGCCGCAAACAACGAAGATGACCACGGTCGTCAGCACCACGATACCAGCGATTTCCGCTACTCGTTGTACGCGGTCATCAACCACGTGGGAACGTTGGACGCCGGCCACTACACGGCCTACGTTCGACACCAGAAGGACATATGGGTGAAATGTGACGACCACATTATAACGACTGCCACACTCAAGCAGGTGCTAGATAGCGAAGGGTATGGTTTAATGAAAATTAATAAACCATGACCAAATTCAGACAATCTTCTTCTTCCATTCTTTTCAGCTACCTATTGTTTTACCACAAGAAAATCCTAGAGTACGAATAAATTTTGAGCAAAACAAACAAGCAATGCTCAGCATAGTGAGTGGCCAAGCCAACAGAGACGAAAGCAGACCGGAACGAGTGTGATTCAAGTGCGGGGTGAAAGAATAGCTGCAAACAGCGCGATGACTACCCTGAATGGGATTCTTCAGTTCCAGATCAAACTCTCCTACAACAAACAACCTATTTTAGTATTAGATTGTATCGATAATTGTGGAATAAAATGACTTTCGTTTTTAAAAGCAATGAGTTTTGAGGAAATCATTTAGTAGAATTTATTAAGAACAATTAATACACTGGAACGCTACGGAAACTCGATGAAATCAACAATCAACATATGTTGAGCCAATATTCCAATTTGTTAGAGTAGGCAAGCCCCCCTACTACAACAAAGTAAAAACTCATTGTCCAAATCTGCTAAACTGTTCTTCACACTATGTACGACAGCCTATTACAAAAAATACGAAGTACTACAAATGCACAATTAAATATAACATCTTGTAGTAGAACACTACAAATGTTTTATAACGCATGAGGACTTCACATGTGAACAAATacacaacacaacacagaacatatattttgccctgttggataacaatttccgaatccaggatgacgaggtttcataattgacgggccttattatgagtgtcacttcacggtgaaaatcaatcacggtgacacattgcgaactcacggtgaaaaagttgtgggCTTATCAAATAAgaatcactttcaccgtccttattaccggtgtcacttttttgttttcaccgtgaagtgacactcgtaatcaggcccgacatcgtagggtagtggaggtattttggcccgcctggggagttttatgatatttatcacataatctacTACTAAATCTTGGTAGATTTTTATTGGAACAAGAAAAGTATTCAGTTATGTGATGACGATGCTGGGCCATTAGgcccaatggtcattaggccgaatggtcatcaggacgaattgaaagttagccgttgtttttaccttttccaacatgtTTTGCCAAAacctagtttaacaatgaaactagaaagaatagcctaggttttaaagaaaaaaatatttaaagaaaaaatttatgaattgaatatcagcagtttcagcgccaaaacctattttagcaatgatactagaaagaacagcctatatttaaaagaagggaaaattcatgggtaaaatatcagtagattcagcatcaataaagtatcttcgtgcctgtcacacgatacacacatgcaaaatggtcatttgcagaggaagctctcagttaataactatggaatagaacggcccacatttgtatgaagcgaaacaaaagttttcaaaattcacggggcaccctctagaatcgtgcctttggataagaagaacaatgtgtgaaagattcagcttaatcggttgaaaactgagctggcgcaaatgagttgaaggtttgtatgggatgttcagtccaaatatatgggaaattggatgacctccagtctctcatacaacacgccggtttggcgagttcgatttgactcagaattgaaagaatttttttttgtaaaagttggTTTATTTGTCAATTTATTAGTATTAGTTTACAATATTTAAAAGTTTACAATTCTAAGTGAAAATTCAAAGCACTTACATCAATTACATTGTAACAGTCATTTACAAAGGCGATGTATTTTATAAATATTCTAAGAATTGCCACTCGTTGTGTTCTGTTCATTCCTGCCAGAGCAGGCTGCACGAGATCCTCGAACGTGAGTCGTCTCCACCCATCCATTGTGCCTGTCAATCTTCGCTGAAGGACCGTCCAAGCCGGGCCGACGCGAGCGCAGTCGCAGAATTTGTGCCGGAGCGTTTCAACTTGGTTGCCACAGTGCGTGCAGTTTTCGTCTGCCACCCGCTGCATTACGAACAGCAGCTTCCGGTGCTCGAACTTCCCGTTCACGAGCAGGTACAGTTTCGATCGTTCCGCCGAGGAGAGTTGTCTACTGTGAACGTTTCGCCACACGCGTATCCAGTCTGTCGCCGGACTGTTGCGTTCCACCTTTGGTACCTCGGTTTGTTCTATAAAGAACTGATGTATTCGACCGGCGGAGGGGTTTTCTTGGATTTGGAGGGGAATGTGGGATTGTTTTGAAAGGATTAATTTAACGTCAGGATGATCTATTGGAGTTGCAGGGCGGGGATTTGCATGGAAGAGAAGGGATCTATAATAGGGAAGGGACTCGATCTCGAGAAGATGTCTGTTGATTGCCAGGGATGGGCACTTCAAGGCAGGCAAGTGCAGGTTTAATCCTCCGCGTTCTTTGCTGCGCGCCAACTGCATCATTGGTACGCGAGCAACAATTCCTCTCCACAGGAACGTACCCATCGTTGCGGTGATTTTTGCCGTGTGTATACCCAAGGGTGGTAACACTGACGAGAGGTACCAAAGTTTCGAGGTGCCGAACGTATTCAACATTATCACCTTCTGCTGCAGTGTCAAGGTGCGCAGGGATTGCAGCCACATTTGCTGCGCAAACTTCCCCACTAACGCATTCCAGTTGAGAGTTGTCATCAACCTTATCGAGTTCGCGAAGACAATACCCAGAATTTTGACTGTGTTGGCTGTCTGCAGCCACTGGGTGGTGATTTCATTGCCTTCGCAAAACCCAACATTGATTGCAATCGTCTTCCGCAGATTTAACTTCGCACCGGCGACTATCTCGAAGCGATGAAACAGCCCATTCAGTGCTTCGATTTGTGCCGTTGACGTCACGACGACGCTGATGTCATCAGCATACGCAACGAGGAGATCGTTGAAGGGGGGAAGGTACAACAcgaacacggaaaaatattaaaacccaaagaataagttttaaaaactcaaatttggctaaactgcttttagttttaactcaaagttgggttgttttctccctcgctccaccgcaatgttgtcgaaaacaaagagagaagcaccgacgcatccgctgctcttccgtggaagaagccaaatttgggttttcttgagttaacccaaatttgcgtcatttgaggcctccgttgggtgaaaataacttaccagtgggttaatttttttgccgctctcaaacgagaactactcactcaccactttcgctgtttgacgcaaatttgaggtattccacggaagaccgggattgcgtcaaaacaacttaaatttgggttgatttgtagttccgtgaagAGGTGCATAGACAACGGGTCCCCTTGCCGAACCGAGCGTTTAATTTCGAACGGACGAGATAGATGCCCGTTGATGAGCAGCCGAGAGGTCGACCGGCTGGCGATCCGAGAGAGGAGAGTGACGAGATCTTCGTTGAACCCGAGCGAGCACATGGTTTGGAAAAGGAACGAGTGCCTGACCCGATCGAATGCGTTCTCCAAGTCGAAGCTAATGAGCTTCCCGGCTCGACGTTGATGGCGGAGATTGGCTATTCGATCTTTAATGGCGAGAGTCGCCTGAAAGATGTTACGGTCTGTGTTTGAGCATTTCTGCCCGTCGCTTAGCACGTGGTGGTCTCTCATCACACGCTCTAGTCGAGTTTTGAGAATTCGCGAGAGAAGTTTGTAGTCGCTGTTGAGCAACGAGATGGGGCGATATGACCGGGCTGTGTTATCACCTCCCTTCTTCTTCACTAGCACGATGATACCCTCCACAAATGCGGGGGGAAGATTACCGGCGAGTGCTTCGTTGAGCAAAAGGTTCAGCTCCCGGTGGATGACGTCGAACATGCGAAGATAAAACTCTCGTGGGATACCATCACAGCCCGGGGATTTTCGTGGTGCACTTTCTCTGATTGCAGACAGAATTTCTGCCGTGGTGATCTCGCTCGTACAGGCACGGTTTGCTTGATCGTTTGGAGGGATTACACGGTCGCATACAAAATCATCGATGTTGTTTTCGGCTGCTTCTTCCGAGTAGAGGTTCGAGAAAAAATTTAGCAGATTTGCCTGGATTGCTGGCGGTTGGTCGATGATTTCGTTTTCTCCCGTCCGCAGCTGCGTGATGACAGTCTTCTTTCGTCGCCTTTCCCCCAATTGGAAGATCGACATCGGTTCCCCTGCTACATACGTTTCGTTGGTGCGCATGAACATGTGGGAGAAGTTCCTTTGCAGCGCCAACATTTCCCCTTTTAGCCGGTTTATCGTGGTTAACAATTCGGGATGCTGATAGTACCCGTCGTACGCTACCCTCAGCTCAGCATAAAGGCGCTGGTGCTGGTCATGGAACTCATCGAAAGCGGCACGAGATTTCCATTTGAAGAAACTTTTAATTTTCGGTTTTGCGTACGTGAGCCACCACTCCATCCACGAGGCGAAATGTCTTCTTTGGCGGGTCCAATATTGCCACTTGTATTGAAACTCCGCCACGTTTTCTTCGGTCAAAAGATGGGGCCGCAGAGACCAGAAACCGCGCCCCGGCTCGTGTCCCAGCTGGGGGAGGCAGAGTCGCAAAGTCAGCGCTTTGTGATCTGTGAAAGAACAGACGTGTGTGTGGGCAGTTCGTAGGTTTTCGCGCAAACCACTGCTGACGTAGATTCTGTCCAGACGCGATTGTGCGTTGCGGCAGACATACGTAAAGCCAGCATCCCGCGGGCACAATTTCTCCCAAATATCGTGCAGCTGTAGCTGTTGAACAGCTGTTTTAAGAGCAGGGCTTGTGTTCGGGCTGGACGAGTCGCATGCGCGCAGTACGCAGTTGAAGTCGCCAGCGAGGATGACGTGTGCGGTGTGATGACGTAGGTAATAAGCGAGAGTtccattgaaaaattcctcccgagCTGCTCGCTGTGCCGAACCGGAGGGAGCGTAGATGTTGCAAATCGTCGTGTCTTGAACTCTCAGCGCAAGCAGTCGGCTGTTCAGGCTCTTCTCGACGTGAGAGACCTGGATGTGTTGCTTCACTGCAATGGCCGTTCCTCTTCTTGTGTGGTCTACATTGGTGTGCACGACAAAGCCAGGCAAGGAGAGCTGGTCGTTTTCCACTTCTTGTAGACACACAATATCGAGGCCCTGACTGTTGACGAAGTTTCGAAGCGCGTTTAGTTTCGTGGGGCTGGTGATTGTACCGATGTTGATCGATGCGATATTGTAGGATAGGAGAGCCATTTATGAGAGAAAGTCTTCATCCTGCTCGTCGTCTTCGTCTTCCCGGCGGGGCTTTTTGCCGGGTGGCCGACCTTGTTTGCTTCGTCTGCTACTCGTAGAAGTGGATGATTCGTCGGATTCATTGCCATTACCGCTCTTACTTTGCGATCGTGTCACAATGCTCGGCTTTTTGAAGCAGTCGACCAGAACAACGCTGGCTTTAGTAGACTTTTCGCTGTGTGGTGGTCGCAGCAACGATGCATGCGCTCGTTGGGACTGCGAGCGGGGGGATGTCGTTGGGTCGATCCTTGTCGGTTGACTTTCGGATCCCAAAGCCGAGGTAGACGGTTCGGTCTGACTCGAGGACTTCGCAAGCTCGGGAAACTCATCCAAAGTTGCTGGTGGCGGAGCGGAAGGTTTTTGCCCGATCGGTTTCGAGCTCGGTGGTTTGACACCGGCTGATTTCTTCGGTGGTGATCGTGTCGTTCCAGCTTGTTTAGCTACGTTTGCGTAGCTTTTCTGTACCAGAAGTTTCTTGTTCTGGACACAAGAAATGCCAGTGTGTGCCTGCTCTTTGCAGTGTTTGCATGACTGCAGCTGGCCTTTGTAGACAACGAAAGCTTGCTGCCCATCGATAGTGACCCACGAGTCGATGTTACGTCGGATCAGCATGCGAGCCGACCATATGCCGAGTGGTACGCCGGCGAACTCGTAGCCCTCTCCCCACGTTAGCTCACTGATCGAGATCACTTCGCCGAAACCGCACAGAAACTCGACAATCTTCACTTCGGACACATTTTCGGGCAAGTCGTGCACCTTCACTTCCACACTTCCATTCCATGGTGATGCGAAGCTTGTGCTTCTTTCCATTTAGGTCCACTTCATGACGTCCGTCATGTTCGTCCACTATTTTTTGTGCGAGCGACAGGTCGctgacctttttttttttttttttccttctaaaccatagggggataatctgctcaacagacaccctaacagaaggttagggtagtgtaggtctgacaggccgtcttctacaacaaaagtaaaatccaggactactctctcctcgtacccactaaaccattcctatggtcgccaaaccctacgtctctccggaaccaccaagaaggtattgcttcagagaggggctagtgcacatcgcacccacaaggttagctgcgtagcctgcagcaacgaacatcgatgactcgttttggagagtccatcacggtagcatgctggcgcttagccagtttcccgagtggtcctcgccactccctttgtcctcggaaggcgggcagggtcaaccccgcccgcgccctactgctgagcggacatcaagaactgatgcccacatgcaacccgatctgacctgcccgtaaggaagggtatcactacccttcaggccctatcagatgcacccgtaggttgcagacagcaggatctcacctaccccgacccttaccggggacccctttccaaccgcgggctcggatccaacccagtagaccgacgccacgacagcaccactaccgggacttcctctccgcggccacttaatcgttgtaagggtcgatctcgaccgcagggcaccggtatgacctacgaagccgactccgaacccctggaccacctcttgtactgcatctggactagccattctccgagtccacgcgccacctcctctgtagctcccagacgatgtgggtaatagccgttgaaacggcgttccagccaaactcatccctacacatcctctggaccaagttgtccggagttgtgtcctccccgcatgtggcaagcatgcggtcacgcattgtgtgaaaacgcgggcacacgaacaaaacgtgttccgccgtttcctctgaaccattgcacactgggcattcgggagaattcgcatgcccgaaacggtgtagatactgtcggaagcaaccatgacctgtaaggacctgtgtcaggtggaatgtgacttccccatggcgcctattaatccaactatctaccctctgtatcaacctataggtccaccttcctttggtggaactgtcccacgcgcgctgccatttgaccatagaggccatcctgacagtcctgcgtatgcctcttgtgccgcgcatttcgaagcactccatgtcctcacggataagaatgctgataggcaccataccagtaatgacgcagagagcgtcgtgtgacacggtacggtacgcgctcgcaaccctcaggcacata contains:
- the LOC134290090 gene encoding ubiquitin carboxyl-terminal hydrolase nonstop-like; protein product: MSDHGCAHFTAFVKEYGLESFSVVHAYFSACINKEARRRKALSCLCYKCGGSGPQLYSCLHCIYFGCKGAHINDHCKQTKHYIVLELCYGMIYCYQCKDFTYDSECQAIAEKHIRKEAKSLNKSLSWRPWSPSKVEIDLLLKNPKRRHVTAFTSIGLRGLLNLGSTCFMNCIVQALIHTPLLRDYFLSERHECTAKTAAKCLVCEVSRLFQEFYSGARGPLSLHRLLHLIWNHARHLAGYEQQDAHEFFIATLDVLHRHCKISMNEMAAAASAASTDKSKPQFQQPDNPTHCNCIIDQIFTGGLQSDVVCQACNGVSTTIDPFWDISLDLGEAQNQGYGGPPKSLIDCLERFTRAEHLGSSAKIKCSSCKSYQESTKQLSMRTLPIVASFHLKRFEHSSLIDKKISTFISFPSELDMTPFMSKKKSEQQSSPGASSSSSSSKSKSSDRKQAAAGGSNTSASTSSAANNEDDHGRQHHDTSDFRYSLYAVINHVGTLDAGHYTAYVRHQKDIWVKCDDHIITTATLKQVLDSEGYLLFYHKKILEYE